In the Rubrivivax gelatinosus IL144 genome, TCGCCACCGCGTCGGTGTAGGCGCGCACCAGGCCGCCGGCGCCGAGCTTGGTGCCGCCCCAGTAGCGCACGACGGTGGCCAGCACGGCGTCCAGGTCCTGGTGGCGCAGCACCGCGAGCATCGGCAGGCCGGCGGTGCCGCCGGGCTCGCCGTCGTCGACCGCCGCACTCTGGCCGCCGGCCAGCAGCGCCCAGCAGACGTGAGCGGCCTGCGGGTGTTCGGCGCGCAGCGCGGCGACGAGGGCCTGCGCCTGCGCGCGGTCCTCGACCGGCTGCACGCAGCAGATGAAGCGGCTCTTCCTGATCACCAGTTCGGCGTGCGCCGGGCCGGCCAGCGTGTGGGGCATTCGGCGATTGTCGGTGCGCTCCATACTGGCGCGTCGCGATGCCGGAAGGAGCCGCTGCGATGACCCTGTCCCCCGCCCGCATTGCGGCCATCGTGCTGGCTGCCGCCTGCACCGTGGCCACCGCCGCGCCCGGCGCGGTGCTGCCGCTGCACTACGGCGCCAACACCATCGCCTGGCCAGGCGCGCCGGGACCGGCCATCGCCTTCCTGGCGCGGCGCGACAACTTCAACGCCCACGGCTTCGACGTGCTGACCTTCTACGTCGAAGACACGAAAGGCGGCGAAGGTGATGCGGCGTGGCATGTGATGCCCTTCTACGACGGGCTGAAGGAAGCGCTGGAGCTGCACGCCAGCGGCGGCGCCGACTGCCTGCTGCACGACTTCCGCGTGATCGCGGAAGGCGCTTCCGGGTTGCGTGTCGTCGTCGCCGAGCGCGACCCGGGGCCTGACTTCGTGACGCCGGGGCAGGTCAGCTTCCGCTTCTATGCGCTGCAGCACAACACCGAGCAGTACGCCGGCTGGCCGCCGCACTACTTCGAACGCGTGGAGACGCGGCGCAGCGAGCGCCGCTATTGCGACGTCGGCGAAGCGCTGCAGGCCGAGCTCGGGCTGGGCGGTCGCTGAGCTGCGTTCAGCGGCTGGGCGGCGGCATCAAGTCCGCCTCGTCCCCCGCCGGATGCGGCGTGCCCTCGCGATCCATGCGCACCACGGCGCGCCGCAGCGAGCGCACGCCGTCGCGGCCGATTTCCATGCGCAGCACCCAGCCGGTGTTGTTCTCGAGCTTGTCGAAGCCGTCGAAGACGAAGTTGCCCAGGCTGTAGACGATGGGCCGGCCGCGGTGGAACTCGACGTCCTGCACGATGTGCGGGTGGGTGCCGACGACGGCGTCGGCGCCGGCGTCGATCATCAGCCGGGCCAGCGCGCGCTGGCGGTCGTTGGCCGTCGGCCGGCCTTCCTCGCCCCAGTGCATGAACGGGATCACCAGGTCGGCCATCGCCCGCGCGCGGCGGATGTCGAGCACGACCTGCTCGTCTTCGCTCCAGGCCACACCCGGGTGATCGTGGCCGGCTTCGAAATAACGCGGGAAGTACTCGTCGTAGCCCAGCAGCGCGATGCGCAGCCCGCGGCGTTCGACGACCAGCGGCCGGTGCGCCTCGGCGAGGTCGTGGCCGCCGCCGAAGTACGGCAGGCCGTTGGCGCGCAGCGCGCCCAGCATCTCGGCGAAGGCCTCGCGGCCGAAGTCGCCCGAGTGGTTGTTGGCCAGCGAGACCACGTCGACCTGGCGGCGCAGCAGCGCCAGCACGCGCGGGTCGGCGCGGAAGGTCCAGGGTTTGTCGTCGGCTTTGCCGCCGCGCGCGACCACGCATTCGAGGTTGGCGATGCGCAGGTCGGCGCCGGCCAGCAGCCGGGCCGTCGGCGCGAACGGGTTGCCGCCGCGGCGCAGCACGCGCCCGGGACCGTCGGCGAGCATCACGTCGCCGACGAAGACCAGGCTGACCGTCGGCTGCGGCTCGGCGCGCACGGCCCCGGCCCAGGCGCCGGCCAGCAGCGCGGCGTTGAAGTCGCGGCGGTTCATCGTGCGGCCTCAGTGCCCAGCGCGCAGCCGTAGACCAGTTCGCGGCCCAGGCGCGAGGAATAGACGTGGTTCCAGCCGGTGAGGGCGGGGATCGCCGTGCCGGCCGGGAAGGGCGGCCGCAAGACCACCTCGTGGATCAGCACCGGCGCGTTGTCCACCGCCATGTCGTAGGTGTAGA is a window encoding:
- a CDS encoding IMPACT family protein, translated to MPHTLAGPAHAELVIRKSRFICCVQPVEDRAQAQALVAALRAEHPQAAHVCWALLAGGQSAAVDDGEPGGTAGLPMLAVLRHQDLDAVLATVVRYWGGTKLGAGGLVRAYTDAVATALQGAVKLPRRRLAHLRCRLPYALEGWLRRQLAQAGATLDEVEHGDEVQLGFSLPEDEAPALKAALEDGGRGQLVWDPTD
- a CDS encoding CapA family protein, yielding MNRRDFNAALLAGAWAGAVRAEPQPTVSLVFVGDVMLADGPGRVLRRGGNPFAPTARLLAGADLRIANLECVVARGGKADDKPWTFRADPRVLALLRRQVDVVSLANNHSGDFGREAFAEMLGALRANGLPYFGGGHDLAEAHRPLVVERRGLRIALLGYDEYFPRYFEAGHDHPGVAWSEDEQVVLDIRRARAMADLVIPFMHWGEEGRPTANDRQRALARLMIDAGADAVVGTHPHIVQDVEFHRGRPIVYSLGNFVFDGFDKLENNTGWVLRMEIGRDGVRSLRRAVVRMDREGTPHPAGDEADLMPPPSR